A section of the Streptomyces sp. SCL15-4 genome encodes:
- a CDS encoding protein jag, whose amino-acid sequence MTEGTTSAAAEGADTLTRLEQEGEIAADYLEGLLDIADLDGDIDMDVEADRASVSIISDTGSRDLQKLVGRDGEVLEALQELTRLAVHRETGDRSRLMLDIAGYRAKKRTELSELGAKAAAEVKSTGEPMKLKPMSPFERKVVHDAVKAAGLRSESEGEEPQRFVVVLPA is encoded by the coding sequence CCGAGGGTGCAGACACCCTCACCCGCCTGGAGCAGGAGGGTGAGATCGCGGCGGACTACCTGGAGGGTCTGCTGGACATCGCCGACCTCGACGGCGACATCGACATGGACGTCGAGGCCGACCGCGCCTCCGTGTCGATCATCAGCGACACCGGCAGCCGTGACCTGCAGAAGCTGGTCGGCCGGGACGGCGAGGTGCTGGAGGCGCTGCAGGAGCTGACGCGGCTGGCCGTGCACCGGGAGACCGGCGACCGCAGCCGGCTCATGCTGGACATCGCGGGCTACCGCGCCAAGAAGCGCACCGAGCTGTCCGAGCTGGGTGCCAAGGCCGCGGCCGAGGTGAAGAGCACCGGCGAGCCCATGAAGCTCAAGCCGATGTCCCCGTTCGAGCGCAAGGTCGTGCACGACGCGGTCAAGGCCGCGGGGCTGCGCAGCGAGTCCGAGGGCGAGGAGCCGCAGCGGTTCGTCGTCGTGCTGCCCGCCTGA
- a CDS encoding ParA family protein, whose amino-acid sequence MGGSVHREPEVEESESLRSDANIAGPMTDPVPGPRTESMGADVSRETPPPMDDTPIGRAAQLAVEALGRAGAGLPRPEQTRIIVVANQKGGVGKTTTTVNLAASLALHGARVLVIDLDPQGNASTALGIDHHAEVPSIYDVLVESRPLSEVVQPVLDVEGLFCAPATIDLAGAEIELVSLVARESRLQRAIQAYEQPLDYILIDCPPSLGLLTVNALVAGAEVLIPIQCEYYALEGLGQLLRNVDLVRGHLNPTLHVSTILLTMYDGRTRLASQVAEEVRSHFGDEVLRTSIPRSVRISEAPSYGQTVLTYDPGSSGALSYLEAAREIALRGVGISYDASQAHIGAQKDQSMVEGIQ is encoded by the coding sequence ATGGGAGGCTCTGTTCATCGCGAGCCTGAAGTCGAGGAGAGTGAATCCTTGCGGTCCGACGCCAACATCGCGGGACCGATGACCGATCCGGTCCCCGGTCCCCGTACCGAGTCGATGGGGGCGGATGTTTCACGTGAAACACCGCCTCCGATGGACGACACTCCCATCGGTCGTGCGGCCCAACTGGCGGTGGAGGCTCTGGGCCGCGCCGGCGCAGGTCTGCCACGACCGGAGCAGACCCGAATCATCGTGGTCGCCAACCAGAAGGGTGGCGTGGGCAAGACGACGACGACCGTCAACCTTGCCGCTTCGCTGGCTCTGCACGGTGCCCGGGTCCTGGTGATCGACCTCGACCCGCAGGGCAACGCGTCCACCGCCCTCGGGATCGACCACCACGCCGAAGTCCCTTCGATCTACGACGTGCTCGTGGAGAGCAGGCCGCTCTCCGAGGTCGTCCAGCCCGTCCTCGACGTCGAGGGCCTGTTCTGCGCACCGGCCACCATCGACCTCGCCGGTGCGGAGATCGAGCTGGTGTCCCTGGTGGCGCGGGAGAGCCGGCTGCAGCGGGCCATCCAGGCGTACGAGCAGCCGTTGGACTACATCCTCATCGACTGCCCGCCCTCACTGGGCCTGCTGACGGTCAACGCGCTCGTCGCGGGCGCCGAGGTACTGATCCCGATCCAGTGCGAGTACTACGCACTGGAGGGCCTCGGCCAGCTCCTGCGCAATGTCGACCTGGTGCGGGGACACCTCAACCCCACCCTGCATGTGTCGACCATCCTGCTCACCATGTACGACGGCCGGACGCGTCTCGCCTCGCAGGTCGCGGAAGAGGTGCGCAGCCACTTCGGTGACGAGGTGCTGCGGACGAGCATTCCCCGCTCGGTCCGTATCTCCGAGGCGCCGAGCTACGGGCAGACGGTGCTGACTTACGATCCAGGATCGAGCGGCGCCCTCTCGTACCTCGAGGCGGCCCGGGAAATCGCGCTGAGGGGCGTCGGCATCAGCTATGACGCGAGCCAGGCCCACATCGGCGCCCAGAAAGACCAGAGCATGGTGGAGGGGATTCAGTGA
- the rsmG gene encoding 16S rRNA (guanine(527)-N(7))-methyltransferase RsmG, with protein MTEAAELPPAPEQAREVFGDRFADAVRYAELLAEAGVQRGLIGPREVPRLWERHLLNCAVLSEAVPEGVTVCDVGSGAGLPGIPLALVRDDLNITLLEPLLRRTNFLTEVVELLGLDHVTVVRGRAEEVMGKLPPVHVVTARAVAPLDRLATWGIPLLRPYGEMLALKGDTAEEELKAAATALSKLGAVQTSILHVGEGVVDPLSTVVRVEVGESPGGVRFAAKRAKAARTGRVRRRR; from the coding sequence GTGACGGAGGCAGCGGAGCTTCCCCCCGCGCCCGAGCAGGCGCGGGAAGTGTTTGGTGATCGCTTCGCCGATGCGGTCCGCTATGCGGAGCTGCTCGCCGAGGCAGGTGTGCAGCGCGGCCTGATCGGTCCGCGGGAAGTGCCCCGCCTGTGGGAGCGGCACCTGCTGAACTGTGCGGTGCTCTCCGAGGCCGTCCCCGAAGGGGTGACGGTCTGCGACGTCGGCTCCGGCGCCGGGCTGCCCGGCATCCCGCTGGCCCTGGTCCGCGACGACCTGAACATCACCCTGCTGGAGCCCCTGCTGCGGCGCACCAACTTCCTCACCGAGGTCGTCGAGCTGCTCGGCCTGGACCATGTCACCGTGGTGCGTGGCCGCGCCGAGGAAGTGATGGGCAAGCTGCCGCCGGTCCATGTGGTGACGGCGCGTGCCGTGGCCCCGCTGGACCGCCTGGCCACCTGGGGCATCCCGCTGCTGCGCCCGTACGGCGAGATGCTCGCGCTCAAGGGCGACACCGCCGAGGAGGAGCTGAAGGCGGCGGCCACCGCGCTGAGTAAGCTCGGAGCGGTGCAGACGTCGATCCTGCACGTGGGTGAAGGCGTGGTGGATCCGCTGTCCACCGTGGTCCGCGTGGAGGTCGGCGAGAGCCCGGGCGGTGTGCGCTTCGCCGCGAAGCGCGCCAAGGCGGCCCGTACGGGCCGAGTCCGTCGTCGGCGGTGA